The proteins below come from a single Mya arenaria isolate MELC-2E11 chromosome 6, ASM2691426v1 genomic window:
- the LOC128239350 gene encoding placenta-specific gene 8 protein-like, producing MEDVSGCLCAMCCFPCMMMTMATRMDEFCCMPFLVPNALFPMRVQVRAANRIKGTICRDCVMTTCCTLCAACQLKRELDNIDARKPSTDL from the exons ATGGAGGACGTTAGCGGAT GTCTGTGCGCCATGTGTTGTTTCCCGTGCATGATGATGACGATGGCTACCCGGATGGATGAATTTTGTTGTATGCCCTTCCTCGTCCCTAACGCCCTCTTTCCCATGCGCGTCCAGGTCCGGGCTGCCAACAGGATTAAG GGGACTATCTGCAGGGATTGTGTGATGACGACATGCTGTACATTGTGTGCCGCGTGTCAACTCAAAAGGGAACTCGACAACATCGACGCGCGAAAACCCTCGACCGATCTCTGA
- the LOC128239376 gene encoding cullin-5-like: MLKQGQSQFEEKWPSMRPSVLKLLRQEPVTRSEWHDLFWAVHSVCLWDDKGPQKVYQALQDDILEFIKHAQTRVLHNQEDSALLKAYIAEWGKFFTQCDYLPKPFMQLETSLASKTHTPMQKKPQGDESIVRKLMLDSWNQSIFSNIKQRLQDSAMKLVHAERNGEAFDSQLVIGVRESYVNLSSDIEDKLKIYRENFERAYLEATKSFYKLKAPQYLQANGVQNYMRYADAKLKEEEGRARRYLETGWGCTSVTALTECCVNVLVTAFKETILQECAQMIRSNETEKLRLMFTLMDRVPDGIGPMLHDLEAHVVNQGLADMIAAADIITSDSEKYVEQLLELFNRFSALVHEAFNDDPRFLTARDKAYKNVVNDTSVFKLEIPIKNKGVGTKTQPESKCPELLANYCDMLLRKTPLSKKLTSEEVEKKLRDVLLVLKYVQNKDVFMRYHKAHLTRRLILDTSADNEKEENMVEWLREVGMPADYVNKLARMFQDIKVSEDLNVEFKDAHRNNNEYIADSINIKILNAGAWARSSDRLSVSLPMELEDYIPQVEDFYRQKHSGRKLQWHHLMSNGIITFNNDVGRYDVEVTTFQMGVLFAWNQRPKDKISYESLKLATELPDAELRRTLWSLVAFPKIRRQVLVCPGEVKSPKDITDGTEFWVNQEFALIKNGKVQKRGKLNLIGRLQLSTEKSKEEDNEGIMQLRILRVQEAIVKIMKMRKKITNAALQTELVEILKNMFLPSKKLIKEQIEWLIEHKYMRRDEDNINLFIYMS, translated from the exons atgctgaag CAAGGTCAGTCTCAGTTTGAAGAGAAATGGCCATCAATGAGGCCATCTGTATTGAAATTACTTCGACAAGAACCAGTCACACGATCAGAGTGGCATGATCTTTTTTG GGCTGTGCATTCTGTGTGTCTGTGGGATGACAAAGGGCCCCAGAAAGTTTACCAGGCTCTACAAGACGACATCTTGGAGTTTATCAAGCATGCTCAAACT AGGGTGCTACACAACCAGGAAGATTCTGCATTATTGAAGGCCTACATAGCAGAATGGGGCAAATTTTTCACACAGTGTGACTACCTTCCCAAACCCTTCATGCAGCTGGAGACGTCCCTGGCCAGCAAGACTCACACACCCATGCAGAAGAAGCCTCAGGGGGATGAAAGCATTGTTAGGAAG TTGATGCTGGACAGCTGGAACCAGTCAATCTTCTCAAACATCAAGCAGCGGCTGCAGGACAGTGCCATGAAGCTTGTGCACGCGGAGAGAAACGGCGAGGCGTTCGACTCACAGCTTGTCATTGGAGTACGGGAGTCATATG TGAATCTCAGTTCAGATATAGAAGACAAATTAAAAATCTACAGAGAAAACTTTGAGAGAGCCTATTTAGAAGCTACAAAGTCTTTCTACAAGTTAAAg GCCCCCCAGTATCTGCAGGCGAATGGCGTTCAGAACTACATGCGTTATGCAGATGCCAAGTTGAAGGAGGAGGAGGGGCGGGCCCGTAGATACCTCGAGACAGGATGGGGATGTACATCAGTCACTGCG CTGACAGAGTGTTGTGTGAATGTGCTGGTGACGGCCTTCAAGGAGACGATCCTCCAGGAGTGTGCCCAAATGATCCGCAGCAATGAGACCGAAA AATTACGTCTAATGTTCACACTGATGGACAGGGTGCCTGACGGTATTGGGCCAATGTTACACGACCTAGAGGCTCATGTGGTAAACCAGGGACTTGCTGACATGATCGCAGCTGCTGACATCATTACTTCT GATTCGGAGAAGTATGTAGAACAGCTGCTGGAGCTGTTTAACCGGTTCAGTGCTCTCGTGCACGAAGCTTTCAACGACGACCCCAGGTTCCTCACAGCTAGGGACAAGGCTTACAAAAACGTGGTCAACGATACAAGTGTCTTTAAACTGGAGATACCTATCAAAAATAAAGG TGTGGGAACAAAGACCCAACCAGAATCCAAGTGCCCTGAGCTGCTGGCTAACTACTGTGATATGCTTCTGAGAAAAACACCGCTCAGCAAAAAACTCACATCAGAAGAAGTGGAAAAGAAACTAAGAGATGTG TTGCTGGTGCTGAAGTATGTACAGAACAAGGATGTATTCATGCGTTACCACAAAGCCCATCTCACACGACGCCTCATCCTTGACACCTCAGCTGACAACGAGAAGGAGGAGAACATGGTAGAGTGGCTCCGG GAGGTTGGTATGCCAGCAGACTACGTGAACAAGCTGGCACGGATGTTCCAGGATATCAAGGTCAGCGAGGACCTCAATGTGGAGTTCAAGGATGCACACAGGAACAACAATGAGTACATTGCTG ATTCTATCAACATCAAGATCCTGAATGCCGGTGCATGGGCGCGGTCTAGTGACCGTCTGTCTGTCTCACTGCCGATGGAGCTGGAGGATTACATCCCACAGGTGGAGGACTTCTACCGACAAAAACACAGCGGCCGCAAGCTTCAGTGGCACCATCTTATGTCAAATGGCATT ATCACGTTCAATAATGATGTTGGCCGCTATGATGTGGAGGTGACCACATTCCAGATGGGCGTATTGTTTGCCTGGAACCAGAGGCCCAAAGACAAAATCTCCTACGAAAGTCTGAAACTAGCTACAGAGCTGCCAGATGCAGAGTTGAGAAGAACTCTTTGG TCGCTGGTGGCATTCCCGAAGATCAGGCGACAGGTGCTTGTGTGTCCGGGCGAGGTGAAGTCTCCCAAGGACATTACAGATGGGACAGAATTCTGGGTGAATCAGGAGTTTGCTTTGAT TAAGAATGGGAAAGTTCAAAAGCGTGGGAAGTTGAACCTGATTGGTCGACTGCAGCTCTCAACGGAAAAGAGTAAGGAGGAGGACAATGAGGGCATCATGCAGCTCCGTATCCTCCGTGTACAG